A genomic segment from Drosophila willistoni isolate 14030-0811.24 chromosome 2L unlocalized genomic scaffold, UCI_dwil_1.1 Seg168, whole genome shotgun sequence encodes:
- the LOC6640894 gene encoding PTB domain-containing adapter protein ced-6 produces MPYQPAGNSGSGAGSKAAAKMSQLKFWNKQNNNKQQQQQQQDKDQSGDSSSIIANSNSNNNNGISNGENGSKGESKNNKRNWLHTPEQLINGHAVYLVKFFGNLSVDQPKGIEVVKEAIRKLQFAQQMKKAETGTQEKFKKLEITISIKGVAIQEPRTHKILHQFPLYNISYCADEKGVKKFFSFIAKTVKTTTATDGDNTNGHTNGNDKTEESHECFVFISNKLASDITLTIGQAFDLAYRKFMDSTEKTNLSKAQQHIQHLQQTIAIYKERLHELSGKLPKAELDAMLFKLNIKDIAEEPPTSQIQNGLEATESLSNGKLDEDKLLIDTNSTTASIHSTSPSSFLPMVPPRNNLSSQISISGSSSGGGGSGSKGNSQKMDELLLNSDSDSDFDPRADEIPDNLSNGGGRNTISNDLFGFEPSKSFGQQLFFNNNDHKLQNNNTSLLSNNNNNITNLSSNSSGFSSELNITPPLLAPPPKIAAPRRSTSVTSSNVTSSNGLNGNTDLFGSDPFELNNGPSMFKSQQLNIDDFSLESLDPLRK; encoded by the exons ATGCCTTATCAACCAGCTGGTAACAGTGGCTCGGGCGCAGGAAGCAAGGCGGCTGCCAAAATGTCGCAGTTAAAATTCTGGAATAAACAGAATAATAataagcaacaacagcagcagcaacaggatAAGGATCAATCCGGTGATAGTAGCAGCATCATTGCCAATAGCAATAGTAATAACAACAATGGCATTAGCAATGGTGAAAATGGCAGCAAGGGTGAATCCAAGAACAATAAACGCAACTGGTTGCATACACCCGAACAACTAATCAACGGTCATGCGGTCTATCTAGTCAAG TTCTTTGGTAATCTGAGTGTTGACCAACCCAAGGGCATTGAGGTGGTCAAGGAGGCCATAAGGAAATTACAATTTGCCCAGCAAATGAAAAAAGCTGAAACTGGTACGCAAGAGAAATTCAAAAAGCTGGAAATTACCATTAGCATCAAGGGTGTGGCCATACAGGAGCCGCGTACCCATAAGATTTTGCATCAATTCCCCTTATACAATATCTCGTATTGTGCGGATGAGAAGGGTGTCAAGAAATTCTTTAGTTTTATAGCCAAAACGGTTaagacaacaacagcaacagatgGCGATAATACAAATGGTCATACCAATGGCAATGACAAAACAGAAGAGTCTCATGAATGTTTTGTCTTTATATCCAATAAATTGGCATCTGATATCACATTAACTATTGGTCAGGCTTTTGATTTGGCCTATAG aaaattcatGGATAGCACGGAGAAAACGAATCTGAGCAAGGCTCAGCAGCATATACAACATTTGCAGCAAACCATTGCCATCTATAAGGAAAGATTGCATGAATTATCGGGAAAATTGCCAAAGGCCGAGCTAGATGCCATGCTATTTAAGCTGAACATTAAGGATATTGCCGAAGAGCCACCAACGAGCCAAATTCAAAATGGTCTGGAAGCCACCGAATCTCTAAGCAATGGAAAGCTGG ATGAAGACAAGCTATTGATTGATACCAATTCGACAACGGCTTCGATTCACTCAACATCGCCCAGCTCATTCTTGCCCATGGTGCCGCCGCGTAATAATTTGTCCAGTCAGATAAGCATCTCGGGCAGCAGCAGTGGCGGCGGAGGCAGTGGCAGCAAAGGCAATAGCCAGAAAATGGATGAATTATTGTTAAATTCCGATTCGGATAGTGATTTCGATCCACGAGCCGATGAGATTCCAGATAATTTGAGTAACGGCGGCGGTCGTAATACCATAAGCAATGATTTATTCGGTTTCGAGCCATCAAAAAGTTTTGGCCAACAGCTCTTTTTCAATAATAATGATCACAAGctgcaaaataataatactagCTTAttgagcaacaacaacaataatattaCTAATCTAAGCAGCAATAGCAGTGGATTCTCCAGCGAATTGAATATAACGCCGCCATTGT TGGCGCCGCCACCAAAGATAGCTGCACCCAGACGCAGCACCTCGGTGACCAGCAGCAACGTTACATCAAGCAATGGCCTCAATGGCAATACAGATCTATTTGGCTCCGATCCGTTTGAGTTGAACAATGGACCAAGTATGTTCAAG agTCAGCAACTAAATATTGATGACTTTTCGCTGGAGAGTCTGGATCCTCTGCGTAAATAG
- the LOC6640984 gene encoding pyruvate dehydrogenase (acetyl-transferring) kinase, mitochondrial isoform X1, with product MRLFPVRLAAASSSMSSLAKMLDFYSGFNPSPLSIKQFMDFGQNACEKKSYIFLRKELPVRLANIMKEIALLPDNLLHTRSVSEVSSWYVKSFEDVLEYEKAEPTLDNLQKFVSDLDLIRNRHNDVVQTMAQGVIEMKENEGGQVDAPTESSIQYFLDRLYMSRISIRMLINQHTLLFGSNPHSGGRHIGCLDPACDLSDVVRDAYENARFLCDQYYLNSPALEIQQHSCEANDIMPIRTVYVPSHLYHMLFELFKNSMRAVVEHNHDNCNDNLPPLKVTICRGKEDICVKISDQGGGIPRSQSDQLFKYMYSTAPQPSKSDLHTVPLAGYGYGLPISRLYARYFHGDIVLMSCEGYGTDAIIYLKALSDEANELLPIFNKTSSKFYRATVPTGDWSNQSSDMNARQLSATIPKRYNDLGVE from the exons GTCAAAATGCTTGCGAAAAGAaatcatatatatttctacGTAAAGAATTGCCCGTACGTCTGGCAAATATAATGAAAGAGATTGCACTTTTACCCGATAATTTGCTGCACACAAGATCAGTCAGTGAGGTCAGTTCGTGGTATGTGAAAAGTTTCGAGGATGTTCTTGAATACGAGAAGGCCGAACCTACGCTTGACAATCTACAAAA ATTTGTAAGCGATTTGGATCTCATTAGAAATCGCCACAATGATGTGGTGCAAACGATGGCTCAGGGTGTGATTGAAATGAAGGAGAATGAAGGCGGCCAGGTTGATGCACCAACCGAGAGTTCCATacaatattttcttgatcGTCTATATATGTCACGCATTAGCATACGAATGCTAATTAATCAACATA CTCTTCTCTTTGGTTCAAATCCACATTCTGGTGGCAGGCATATTGGTTGCCTTGATCCTGCCTGCGATCTGTCGGATGTTGTGCGTGATGCCTATGAGAATGCACGTTTTCTCTGTGATCAATATTATCTAAACAGTCCGGCATTGGAGATACAACAGCATAGCTGTGAGGCGAATGACATTATGCCCATACGGACGGTATATGTGCCTTCCCATTTATATCATATGCTCTTTGAGTTATTCAAGAATTCGATGCGTGCCGTTGTCGAGCATAATCATGACAATTGCAATGATAATTTGCCACCACTCAAGGTCACAATTTGTCGTGGCAAAGAGGATATATGTGTTAAGATCTCCGATCAAGGTGGCGGCATTCCACGCTCTCAATCCGATCAGTtattcaaatatatgtatagtacAGCACCGCAGCCATCGAAATCGGATTTGCATACAGTGCCATTGGCTGGTTATGGTTATGGTTTACCCATATCGAGGCTATATGCAAGATATTTTCATGGTGATATTGTTTTAATGTCCTGTGAAGGATATGGCACCGATGCTATTATCTATTTGAAG GCTTTGTCCGATGAGGCTAATGAATTGTTGCCCATTTTCAATAAAACTAGCTCAAAGTTCTATAGGGCCACTGTGCCCACTGGTGATTGGTCCAATCAG AGCTCCGATATGAATGCACGCCAATTGTCGGCCACCATACCAAAACGTTACAATGATTTGGGTGTGGAATAG
- the LOC6640984 gene encoding pyruvate dehydrogenase (acetyl-transferring) kinase, mitochondrial isoform X2, producing MRLFPVRLAAASSSMSSLAKMLDFYSGFNPSPLSIKQFMDFGQNACEKKSYIFLRKELPVRLANIMKEIALLPDNLLHTRSVSEVSSWYVKSFEDVLEYEKAEPTLDNLQKFVSDLDLIRNRHNDVVQTMAQGVIEMKENEGGQVDAPTESSIQYFLDRLYMSRISIRMLINQHTLLFGSNPHSGGRHIGCLDPACDLSDVVRDAYENARFLCDQYYLNSPALEIQQHSCEANDIMPIRTVYVPSHLYHMLFELFKNSMRAVVEHNHDNCNDNLPPLKVTICRGKEDICVKISDQGGGIPRSQSDQLFKYMYSTAPQPSKSDLHTVPLAGYGYGLPISRLYARYFHGDIVLMSCEGYGTDAIIYLKALSDEANELLPIFNKTSSKFYRATVPTGDWSNQNFSNRWRYLYGYLKNL from the exons GTCAAAATGCTTGCGAAAAGAaatcatatatatttctacGTAAAGAATTGCCCGTACGTCTGGCAAATATAATGAAAGAGATTGCACTTTTACCCGATAATTTGCTGCACACAAGATCAGTCAGTGAGGTCAGTTCGTGGTATGTGAAAAGTTTCGAGGATGTTCTTGAATACGAGAAGGCCGAACCTACGCTTGACAATCTACAAAA ATTTGTAAGCGATTTGGATCTCATTAGAAATCGCCACAATGATGTGGTGCAAACGATGGCTCAGGGTGTGATTGAAATGAAGGAGAATGAAGGCGGCCAGGTTGATGCACCAACCGAGAGTTCCATacaatattttcttgatcGTCTATATATGTCACGCATTAGCATACGAATGCTAATTAATCAACATA CTCTTCTCTTTGGTTCAAATCCACATTCTGGTGGCAGGCATATTGGTTGCCTTGATCCTGCCTGCGATCTGTCGGATGTTGTGCGTGATGCCTATGAGAATGCACGTTTTCTCTGTGATCAATATTATCTAAACAGTCCGGCATTGGAGATACAACAGCATAGCTGTGAGGCGAATGACATTATGCCCATACGGACGGTATATGTGCCTTCCCATTTATATCATATGCTCTTTGAGTTATTCAAGAATTCGATGCGTGCCGTTGTCGAGCATAATCATGACAATTGCAATGATAATTTGCCACCACTCAAGGTCACAATTTGTCGTGGCAAAGAGGATATATGTGTTAAGATCTCCGATCAAGGTGGCGGCATTCCACGCTCTCAATCCGATCAGTtattcaaatatatgtatagtacAGCACCGCAGCCATCGAAATCGGATTTGCATACAGTGCCATTGGCTGGTTATGGTTATGGTTTACCCATATCGAGGCTATATGCAAGATATTTTCATGGTGATATTGTTTTAATGTCCTGTGAAGGATATGGCACCGATGCTATTATCTATTTGAAG GCTTTGTCCGATGAGGCTAATGAATTGTTGCCCATTTTCAATAAAACTAGCTCAAAGTTCTATAGGGCCACTGTGCCCACTGGTGATTGGTCCAATCAG aaCTTTTCAAATCGTTGGCGTTATTTATATGgttatttaaaaaacttatag